The nucleotide sequence CCAGGTCAGGGGAAAGGGTGGACCCCATTGAGGAGCGCATGATCGATAGTCCAAGCATGGGCAGCATCGATGTCAGAACAAGGCTTAAAAGAATGCCTAGAACACCGCCGACAAGGCCAACCATGGCAGAGTTGAACAGGAATATCATTAATATGTCCCTGTTCCTGGCTCCTATGGCTTTCATTGTTCCTATATCCCTGGTCCTTTCCATTACGGATGTGAACATTGTGTTTGCAATCCCTACTGATCCTACTAACAAAGAAACACCAGCGATAGCACCAAGGAAAAGGCTCATTGAATCCATCATCTCGGATGCGCTCTCCAACTGGGAACTGGAGTCAGATACGGTAAAATCCCTGTCACGTTCTGTCACGTGTCTGGAGATCATGAGCTTCTCTTCGATGTCTTCTACCACTGCATCAACATTGTCAACATCATCAACCGTTACAATGATGGAATCATAAACATCTTCTTCAGCATCCTCTATTATATCAACTGCTGCATCTATGGGCATAATGATTCCATAATCATTGTCTCCTGATTCCAGTATACCTACAACTCTTACGGATTTTCCATTGATGGTGATTACCTGGTTGACGCCTATGGGCTGGTCAAAGATCTCATTGGCAACGTTGTTCCCGATGACAGCAACATAGTTGTCTGAAGCTTCAAGTAACCTTCCGGAGGCAACATCATAGGATGTAGCGTACTGCCATACTTGCGGGTCAACACCTGTTATGGAAATGCTTGCTGACTGGCCCAGATAGTATACATCTTCGCTGCCTTTTATCTGTCCATACAGATAATCTATATTCTCAACCAGTTTCAGGGCCATAACGTCCTTATCGGTCAATTCCGCATTTGTTGAGGAGGAAGAAGTTTCTCCGGACTTTCGATCCAATGCTGATGATGCCTGGGAGTATCCCGGAGTTATGGTAATGGATGTCATATCCATGTCCGCAAAACGGCTTTCCACATCTTCCTCCATGCTATCACTAATGGCCATTATGGTGACGACAGACCCGACACCTATCACAATACCTATTATTGTGAGCCAGCTTCTGATCTTGCTGTGGAAGAGGATATTTGCAGCAAGCTTAAGATATGTCTTGTATCTCATCGTCCTTACCCTTTGAAGCTTTCTTTTTCCTGTAATACATTGCTCCGCCAACCACGACTGCCAGTACTGTCAGGTATAACAGGTAATTGCTTGTGGAAGACGAATTTTTTGAGCCACGAGCCCCGGAAGCAGTAACATCACCTGTAGCAGACATCAGCTCAATAGGAACATATTTTTCAACCGAAAGCCTTTGTCCGGTTGAATCCGTATATTCTATTACAACCTTGAGTTCGTTCTGGGAAGATTGTGACTGGCGCAATGTTTCTATTTCTTCAGGATCCATTTCGTCCCTGTTGATCGATGATTTATCTATCTCTTCTGAATTGGTAGCAAGATCATTATTGACAATAGTAAATGACGTGATAGTGTAGTCACCTTTATCAAGGTTACCTACTATGGATGCAGAGCTGCCAATAACTTTGTAATTATCCTGTTCAGGGATAATCACTTTGACAGAATACGCTTCATTGTTACCAACATTGGCAACTGATAGGGAAACTTCACCTGCATTTCCTTCGGAGAAAGCAACATCAAAGTCGGTTTCTCCACCAACGAAGATACCTGCTTTGGTGTTGATCTTGTTGACATTGGAATCGTAATCCTCGAATTCCAGGCAAATGTCAAGCTGGTAAAGTCCGGGGTCAGCGTTCATATCGGCGATCACTGAATATGTGACTGTGGCTGATTCTCCAGCTCCAAGATAAGATATGAATTTGGTATTGTCAGAATATACCGGAAGTATCTCTCCGTTTGGTTCATCCCATGAGATTGCCATGTTCTTGAGGGGTGAACTTCCTGTGTTTGTTACTGTGAATTCCAGTGTTTCTTCTACTGCACGATCGATAATTGCTTCGCTAATTAGTACCTGAGCGTATTCCATTCCACGTACTTCAACATCAACTGTTGTAGTTTTAGTTGCACTGTTTCCTTCATTGACAGTTATGTCGAGATCATAGAAACCTTCTGCTGCATTAGGATCAACATTTAGTGTGAACCTGAGGATCGCTGCATCTTCTTCGTCCTGACGTGCATCGAGGAATGCGATGGTTTCACTCAACGATTCGCCGGATACTTCTGAAAATGGATATTCGGGTTCAATTTCAACCTTCACATCGGCAAGATCTTCGTTTCCGATGTTCTGTACACTGACTGTCAGTTCAACAGTCTCACCGGGTCTTGCAGGGTTTGGGCTCTGGCTCATTATGTCAACACTGACACCAGGAGCACTGGTATAAGTTGCTGCAGATGCAGCTGTAACCGGTAATGCCAATAGCATTAGTAATATCAAAAAAGACTTTATATTTTTCATGTTAATCTTTTCTCCTTAAGTTCTATTTTTTCGATCATCCCGTCTTTGATGTGTATAATTTTTTCAGCATATTTTATGAGTTCTGTATCATGGGTAACGATAATTATCGTCTTATTCTGTTCTTCATGCAATTCGTTCAAAAATTCCAGTATATAGTCTCCGGTTTTGCTGTCCAGAGCACCGGTAGGTTCGTCTGCCAGCAGTATTTCTGGATCGACTGCAAGCGATCTTGCAATAGCAACTCTCTGTCTTTGTCCTCCTGAGAGCTGGGAAGGCGAATGTTGCATTTTGTCTCCAAGTCCCACAATCTTCAACAGTTCTCTGGCCCTTTTCTCTGCAATATTTGCGTCCTCTTCCTGGAATTCCAGTGGTAGCATAACATTTTCTAGGGAATTGAGTGTGGGGATCAGGTTAAACTGTTGAAAAATGAATCCAATGGTTCTTCCCCTGATCTGTGCCAGCTCGGATTCACCAAGGTTGGAAATATTTTTCCCATTCAGGCTAACAGTACCTTTTGTAGGGGTATCAAGGCATCCGATCTGGTTCATCAGGGTACTTTTACCGCTTCCACTTGGTCCGAGTATGACTACGAACTCACCTTTTTTTATGTGCAGGTCGACTCCTTTTAGCGCAGCAAACTCTATTTCTCCCATCTGGTAGATCTTCCACACATCCTTCAGATCTATAAGGGGCACTTCATTTTCATTCATCTTTATTGAAACCTCACGGAATTAATTATCTGATTAGTTTTCTTCAATTTGTCATTAGATTCTGGCTATACCTCCTCTCAAGGTGGATTTGAATGAGATGTGTGGGGGTTTTGCTGTCTCACCAATAGGCTTTCAGGTGGTAGTGCTACCACCTTGAGAGGAGGGGCGTGGTAGCAATCCACCAATTAGTTATTTTGAATATAAGCATACTTTATTTTTAAAGAAAAAATATACATGTAAAGTCAAAATGAAGCTTTTTAATGCTTAATAATCCTTAAAATTGCATTATATATTTTATAAATCTGAATTTAAGTAACTAAAATCTTCTATTTTAAATTATGATTGATAAAACAGATTTTCTGTTTTCTGATGGCATAAAAAATGATCATTAAAAATAAGGTTTAACCTTGTAAGTTTCGCTGCAATTAGCAAGTAGAATTCGAATTTTAAGTTCTAGCTCAATGAACTTAGAATATCAGGAATGGACAAAATAAAGTTAAGTTGTAGATTAAGAAAAAGAATAAGTTGCTGATGTTATTTTCGCTCTTTTAATATAATGACGTTCCCACGCCCTTTTCTGAACTTCTCCACATAGCCTTTTACCTCAAGTTCCGATAGCATAAGGCTGACTTTTCCTTCGGAATATTTGATCTTGCTTCGAAGTTCTTTTTGTGTTATCCTTCCCCCATTCGCTATTAT is from Methanococcoides sp. AM1 and encodes:
- a CDS encoding ABC transporter permease gives rise to the protein MRYKTYLKLAANILFHSKIRSWLTIIGIVIGVGSVVTIMAISDSMEEDVESRFADMDMTSITITPGYSQASSALDRKSGETSSSSTNAELTDKDVMALKLVENIDYLYGQIKGSEDVYYLGQSASISITGVDPQVWQYATSYDVASGRLLEASDNYVAVIGNNVANEIFDQPIGVNQVITINGKSVRVVGILESGDNDYGIIMPIDAAVDIIEDAEEDVYDSIIVTVDDVDNVDAVVEDIEEKLMISRHVTERDRDFTVSDSSSQLESASEMMDSMSLFLGAIAGVSLLVGSVGIANTMFTSVMERTRDIGTMKAIGARNRDILMIFLFNSAMVGLVGGVLGILLSLVLTSMLPMLGLSIMRSSMGSTLSPDLVILGISIAIFVGVVSGVVPAYRASKLKPVDALRYE
- a CDS encoding COG1361 S-layer family protein; protein product: MKNIKSFLILLMLLALPVTAASAATYTSAPGVSVDIMSQSPNPARPGETVELTVSVQNIGNEDLADVKVEIEPEYPFSEVSGESLSETIAFLDARQDEEDAAILRFTLNVDPNAAEGFYDLDITVNEGNSATKTTTVDVEVRGMEYAQVLISEAIIDRAVEETLEFTVTNTGSSPLKNMAISWDEPNGEILPVYSDNTKFISYLGAGESATVTYSVIADMNADPGLYQLDICLEFEDYDSNVNKINTKAGIFVGGETDFDVAFSEGNAGEVSLSVANVGNNEAYSVKVIIPEQDNYKVIGSSASIVGNLDKGDYTITSFTIVNNDLATNSEEIDKSSINRDEMDPEEIETLRQSQSSQNELKVVIEYTDSTGQRLSVEKYVPIELMSATGDVTASGARGSKNSSSTSNYLLYLTVLAVVVGGAMYYRKKKASKGKDDEIQDIS
- a CDS encoding ABC transporter ATP-binding protein codes for the protein MNENEVPLIDLKDVWKIYQMGEIEFAALKGVDLHIKKGEFVVILGPSGSGKSTLMNQIGCLDTPTKGTVSLNGKNISNLGESELAQIRGRTIGFIFQQFNLIPTLNSLENVMLPLEFQEEDANIAEKRARELLKIVGLGDKMQHSPSQLSGGQRQRVAIARSLAVDPEILLADEPTGALDSKTGDYILEFLNELHEEQNKTIIIVTHDTELIKYAEKIIHIKDGMIEKIELKEKRLT